The Daucus carota subsp. sativus chromosome 9, DH1 v3.0, whole genome shotgun sequence genome window below encodes:
- the LOC108201259 gene encoding protein FAR1-RELATED SEQUENCE 5-like produces the protein MAQSFQEWMSIALQQHRGEEILNLCMICWSLWKYRNDIVWNQKGAEFVEVVASAIQVLDHWKNAQDRSFDSSFRFMTLTDGDVHWKQPQEGTIKVNTDAALFEDSNCYAYAMVARDHRGSSSCGDSSLVNRGCDDVTSVASGNVPSSRNEESVTSYSDVRERFYLPVNVTDVSKPNINQSFQSLDQAFVFYKDYGRLSSFDVRKGTEKKDAFGTITFKHYTCSKEGSNEFRSISDSNSSNVKRRRTASTRCCCKAKIVLKLNKDRQYFVFKFDEVHNHPLVDESGRQFLRSSREMTVSSRNFVFDAAKVNIGCSKAYGLMKEMVGGYSNVGATLRDFRNFNRDLKEYVGERDGQMLIDKFKVFQESSSSFYYAYELDEAGRLTKLFWADAISRRNFEVYGDAVSFDATFDTNKYNMIFAPFTGVDKHEKCITFAACLLSKEDVTHYKWVFDQFSTCMGRHPVVIVTDQCPAMKIAVSSSLSSKNGLVATKHRLCMWHIMQKFPIKLGNRLCKETDFMEKMKKYIWSTHLEIADFEQGWEAVIKEFNLENDKWLTDMYAIRSLWIPAFFRDEPMFGLMRTTSRSESENFFFAQFHRQADTLCEFWLRFQSAMERQRNETKRLDEESKSSFPTTLSRWFIEDDAADLFTRTVFYRVQEEILAACLDMQIKRMSEEIDGVTNFEIKDVKVKEKIFKVSVSKDHAVCSCKKFVMCGIVCRHSLCGMKQIGVTRFPRSLLLNRWSKIADSGSSCDMISTDYLKMENVSLKLMNIWFDFRQVLNKAGLQMEALEFVHKTVKQLGSEVGGGCTDGGGFLKKDHLASLIGDQPQGEITVLVPNVSKNKGNYFKSTRLISEREKAITKSKKRIRKCKECLATTHDSRTCPKKKLQK, from the exons ATGGCTCAGAGTTTTCAAGAATGGATGTCTATAGCACTACAGCAACACAGAGGGGAGGAAATATTAAATCTTTGTATGATTTGCTGGTCTCTCTGGAAATATAGAAACGATATAGTTTGGAATCAGAAAGGTGCGGAGTTTGTAGAGGTGGTAGCATCAGCTATCCAAGTTCTTGATCACTGGAAGAATGCACAAGACAGGTCTTTTGACTCCTCCTTTAGGTTTATGACTCTAACAGATGGGGATGTGCATTGGAAACAACCACAGGAAGGAACGATCAAGGTTAATACAGACGCTGCGTTGTTTGAAGATTCTAATTGTTATGCTTATGCTATGGTGGCTCGTGACCATAGGGGAA GTTCGAGTTGTGGGGATTCTTCTCTTGTTAATCGTGGCTGTGATGATGTTACTTCTGTTGCTAGTGGAAATGTTCCCTCGAGTCGGAACGAAGAATCTGTGACAAGTTACTCAGATGTTCGTGAAAGATTTTATCTTCCTGTTAATGTTACTGATGTTTCAAAGCCAAATATTAATCAATCTTTTCAGAGTCTGGATCAGGCTTTTGTATTCTATAAAGATTATGGTCGTTTAAGTAGTTTTGATGTGAGGAAGGGAACTGAAAAGAAGGATGCATTTGGTACTATTACTTTCAAACACTATACATGCAGTAAAGAAGGTTCTAATGAGTTTCGTAGTATTTCGGACAGTAATTCAAGTAATGTGAAGCGTAGGCGAACTGCTTCTACAAGGTGTTGTTGCAAAGCGAAGATAGTTTTGAAGCTTAATAAAGATAGACAATACTTTGTCTTTAAGTTTGATGAAGTGCATAATCACCCCTTGGTTGATGAATCTGGAAGGCAGTTTTTGCGATCTAGTCGTGAAATGACAGTTAGTTCTAGGAATTTTGTGTTTGATGCTGCAAAAGTTAACATTGGTTGTAGTAAAGCTTATGGATTGATGAAAGAAATGGTTGGTGGTTATTCGAATGTTGGAGCTACATTGAGGGATTTTAGGAACTTTAATCGGGATTTGAAAGAGTACGTTGGTGAAAGAGATGGGCAGATGTTAATTGATAAGTTTAAAGTTTTTCAGGAGAGCTCGAGTTCTTTCTATTATGCGTATGAGCTTGATGAAGCAGGGCGTTTGACAAAGCTTTTTTGGGCTGATGCAATTTCTCGGAGGAATTTTGAGGTTTATGGTGATGCTGTCTCATTTGATGCGACGTTTGACACAAATAA gtATAACATGATTTTTGCCCCATTTACTGGGGTTGATAAACATGAAAAATGCATAACCTTTGCTGCATGCCTTTTGTCAAAGGAAGATGTCACGCACTATAAATGGGTTTTTGATCAATTTTCTACATGTATGGGGCGACATCCTGTTGTTATTGTGACAGATCAGTGTCCTGCAATGAAAATTGCAGTTTCTTCGTCGCTTTCTTCGAAAAATGGTCTTGTTGCTACTAAGCACCGTTTGTGCATGTGGCATATCATGCAAAAGTTTCCTATAAAG cTTGGTAATCGATTATGTAAAGAAACAGACTTTATggagaaaatgaaaaaatatatatggtcAACACACCTAGAGATTGCTGATTTTGAACAAGGTTGGGAAGCTGTTATCAAAGAATTTAATTTGGAGAATGACAAGTGGCTGACTGATATGTATGCTATTAGATCATTGTGGATTCCAGCCTTTTTCAGAGATGAGCCTATGTTTGGGTTGATGAGGACCACATCTAGGTCAGAAAGCGAGAATTTTTTCTTTGCTCAGTTTCATAGACAAGCTGACACAttatgtgagttttggttgCGGTTTCAAAGTGCCATGGAAAGACAAAGAAACGAGACAAAGAGACTGGATGAAGAGTCGAAATCAAGCTTTCCTACTACTTTGTCAAGATGGTTTATTGAAGACGATGCAGCTGATTTGTTCACTCGAACGGTTTTTTACAGAGTTCAGGAGGAAATTCTGGCAGCTTGTTTGGATATGCAGATAAAGCGAATGAGTGAAGAAATAGATGGTGTTACGAACTTTGAAATTAAGGATGTGAAAGTTAAAGAAAAGATCTTCAAG GTGTCGGTCAGTAAAGATCATGCTGTTTGTTCCTGCAAAAAGTTTGTGATGTGTGGTATAGTTTGCCGACATAGCTTATGTGGCATGAAGCAAATTGGAGTAACTAGATTCCCTAGAAGTCTTCTTCTTAACCGTTGGTCCAAAATTGCGGATTCTGGAAGCTCATGTGatatgatatctactgattacTTGAAGATGGAAAATGTTTCTTTGAAATTGATGAACATTTGGTTTGACTTTCGTCAAGTTCTTAACAAGGCTGGATTGCAGATGGAAGCTCTGGAATTTGTTCATAAGACAGTCAAGCAGTTGGGCAGTGAAGTTGGAGGTGGTTGTACTGATGGTGgtggttttttaaaaaaagaccATCTTGCTTCTTTGATTGGTGACCAACCTCAGGGTGAAATTACAGTTTTAGTTCCTAATGTTTCCAAAAACAAAGGAAACTATTTCAAATCAACAAGGTTGATTAGCGAGAGAGAGAAAGCAATTACTAAGTCAAAAAAGAGAATCCGAAAGTGTAAAGAATGTTTAGCAACTACTCATGATTCACGTACTTGTCCAAAGAAGAAGTTACAGAAATAA
- the LOC108201258 gene encoding uncharacterized protein LOC108201258: MEEAGDDCNYLGLPNMMKKSKVVTLGFLKDKVKKRVQSGDGRFFSQGGREVLIKSVAQSLPTYAMSVFLLPLEITKDIERNLSRFWWNSKGDNGNVYKAKYFANISFIEAHIGDNPSYIWGSIWESKDLIAAGMRWRVGSGEKISIVGQPWLMDSHNPFITSNSKVLRKNKVCSLMVSDHRGWDEDILRDLFNEIDQ, encoded by the exons ATGGAGGAAGCAGGTGATGACTGCAATTATTTGGGTTTACCGAATATGATGAAAAAGAGCAAAGTGGTGACCTTGGGTTTTCTAAAGGATAAGGTCAAAAAGAGAGTTCAAAGCGGGGATGGAAGATTCTTTTCTCAAGGAGGAAGAGAGGTATTGATAAAATCTGTAGCTCAGTCGCTTCCTACATATGCGATGAGTGTCTTTTTACTTCCGCTGGAAATAACAAAGGATATAGAGAGAAACTTATCCCGTTTCTGGTGGAACTCTAAAGGTGATAATGGCAACG TTTATAAGGCTAAGTACTTCGCAAACATCTCTTTTATTGAGGCTCATATTGGAGATAATCCTAGTTATATTTGGGGAAGCATTTGGGAAAGCAAAGATCTTATTGCTGCTGGTATGAGGTGGAGGGTAGGCTCTGGGGAGAAAATTTCTATAGTGGGTCAACCTTGGCTAATGGATTCACACAATCCCTTCATCACTTCGAATTCAAAGGTGCTTAGAAAAAACAAAGTATGCTCGCTAATGGTATCTGATCATAGAGGTTGGGATGAAGATATTCTCCGTGATCTTTTTAACGAAATAGACCAGTAA